AAAATGATCATGAGATATCTTTAGATACTTCCGGAAATCAAGTCCCGGGCCGCGATTCCAAAGCGTATTTTTGCATACCGGGTGTCTCCAAACGGAATAGTCTCCGGTACGGATACGCTGGGATTCAGGTGTTGATTTTCATTCTGATTCCGACGAGTCAGAGCAGCGGATGAGTAGTTTTGCCAAACGATTCGGGCAGCTTATGTAAGCGCAAACATTTGGATTTAAAGCCTGATAAGTCGGTTTTTTATCTTTATATTTGACAAAACTGATTAGCTAAAAACAAACAGGCTTTTTCTCTTTTGGTGTTAGGGCCTAATTGTGAAACCTGATTTGTTGTATGTCTGTACTTTAGCGCACTATCCAACCCTTTATTTACGCTATCATGAAAGGGAAAAGCGTATCAGGTTAGGTTTCTGTACCCAATAATATTTGTTTCACCACTTAACTCCTGGCATGTCTGTAATAACCATACTTGTGGCAGATGATCACAGTGTTGTTCGTCTCGGTCTCACCTCCATCTTAAATAGTGTTCCCACCTTCAAAGTAGTAGCCGAAGCTTCATCCGGCATTGAAGCTGTAGATTTATACAAAGAATTTAAACCGGATGTCTGTCTCCTTGATATCACCATGCCGGAACTTGACGGAATTGACGCCTGTCGGGAAATCCTGAAGGAAGACGCAGACGCGCGTATCATTATGATGACCATCCATCTCGACGAAAAGTATCTGAACGAGGTGCTTGAGGCCGGTGCACTCGGTTATATGCTTAAGTCTTCCGGAAAAGATGAAATCATCAATAACATCCATCGGGTGCTGAACAATGAACGGGTTTTCAGCAAAGCAGTATCGGATATGATCACAACAAGCTTTCTTTCCCGCAACCGCAAAACAGAAGCCCCTAAAGCGGCATCAAAACTTACCAAAAGAGAAAAAGAAATTCTGGGCTACATTGTTGACGGGAAGACCAATCAGGAAATTGCAGAAGTGCTGAGTATTTCGCCCCGCACGGTAGAAACACACCGCTCCAACCTGATGCACAAAATGGGTGTTAAGAATACGGCAGCACTCGTGAAGAAAGCTCTTGCTGAAGACATGATCTAAGTTCCAAAAGCCAAGAACTAAGTATTTATACCTAAATTATTTTTTGTCATAATTACGCATTTTTACCAATTGTTTGGCCCCCAATATGTTTGCTATATTAGCTGTATACAAATGGGGTAATAGCCGTCTGTAGATGATAAATTTAGCGTCGACTCCTGAACGAGCCGGCGTTTTTTTTTGCCCTTATGCGCCGTATGGCTGAAAATTACACGCAAAGAAAAAGCCCGGACTTCCGACCGGGCTTTTTGTTGTTCCAAGTATATGATTTGTTAGGTAAAAGAGCTGTCCCGCATGATTCACAACAAAGCGGGACCTGCGCAGCGCATCAGGAGCATCCGCTTGTTGATCCGCAGTTTTCGCACTTCAGGCATGTGCCGTTACGCACCATGGACATGCTTCCGCATTCGCTGCAAACATCACCCGTGTAGCCCATGCTGCGGGCGCGTTTATAGCGGCTCATGAACGTATCTGTCTCGGTCTGCGCTGCACCGACCGTCGCCGTGCTTACGCTAACCGCTTCAGGCAGGGCTGTTTTCAGATCCGCAAGCTTGTTATTTGCCGTAGCTGGTTTTGTTGAAGTTGGCGCGGCAGCTGCCGGGGCGGACGCAGCTGCGGTTTTTGATGTCGCCTTTCTCAGTTCTTCTTCAGATTTGAGGCTGCGCTCGAGAATCTCATCCGCGCCGACATGCGCGAGATCATGACGCCCCAGATAGCTGATGGCGAGCTCTCTGAAAATGTAGTCCATCACGGAAGTCGTCATCTTAATGTGCGGATTGCCATGTACCATGCCACTGGGCTCAAACTTGGTAAACACAAAGGCATCCACAAATTCATCTAAAGGCACGCCGTGCTGCAGACCAAGTGAGATGGAAATTGCAAAGCAGTTCAGCAGGCTCCTGAAAGCAGCGCCTTCCTTGTGCATATCAATGAAGATTTCACCGAGCTGACCGTTTTCATACTCTCCGGTACGCAGGTACACACTCTGACCCCCAATCTTACATTTCTGCGTGTAGCCGCCGCGCCGGTTCGGAAGCCTGCGCCGCTCTGAGACATATTTGTGGATGATACGCTCAGCAACCTGCACAACTTTATCCTGCACCGCTTCGTCTTCAGGGTTTGCCGCCACATCAGCCGAAGTTTCGTCATCAGCTTCAATCACCTGCAGCACGTCAGAAGTTGAGTTCAGCGGCTGACTTAGCTTGGAGCCGTCGCGATAGAGGGCGTTGGCTTTAAGCATAAGTTTCCAGGAGGTCATGTAGGCTTCCTGAATTTCTTCAACACTCGCTTCGTTGGGCAGGTTAATGGTTTTGGAAATCGCACCGGAGATAAAGGGTTGTGCCGCAGCCATCATCCGGATGTGCCCCATTGTTGCGATGAAGCGGGTTCCTTTGCGGCCACACTTGTTGGCACAGTCAAACACCGGAAGGTGCTCGTCTTTCAGGTATGGCGCTCCTTCAACGGTCATGGTCCCACACACGTAATCGTTGGCTTCGTTGATTTCCTGCGGGCTGAAGCCGAGATAAGACAGCATGTCAAAGTTCCAGTCAGCAAGCTGAGCTTCACTTATCCCAAGGACGTCCTTACAAAAATCTTCGCCCAGAGTCCACTGATTGAAAGCAAACTTGATTTCAAACGCACCCGGCAGCCCGGCTTCGACGGCTTCAATTTTTTCATCGGTAAACCCTACTTCTCTGAGGCGGTCATGGCTAATGGTTTTGCAGCCTTTGAAAGTGCCATGTCCTTTGGCATACTTTACGATGGCGTCAATTTCTTTTTCCGCATACCCCAAACGCTCGAGCGCTGCGGGCACGCTTTGATTGATGATTTTGAAGTAGCCGCCACCAGCAAGTTTCTTGAACTTGACCAGCGCGAAGTCAGGCTCAATACCTGTCGTATCGCAGTCCATCACCAAACCAATCGTACCGGTAGGCGCAATTACGGTGACCTGTGCATTGCGGTATCCGTGCTTTTCCCCCATCTCAAGGGCGAGATCGGCGTCTTCGCGGGCTGCCGCAAGCAGGTAGTCGGGGCAGCGCGTCGGGTCGATCCCCATTGGCTTGATGGTAAGCGCTTCATACTCTTCCGGGGCGGCGCTGTATGCCGCACGGCGATGGTTGCGCAGCACCCGCAGCATGTGCGCTTTGTTGCGCTCATATCCTTCAAAGGTACCCAGCTCGCGCGCCATTTCCGCACTTGTAGCGTAGCTGTGCATGTGCATGATGGCCGTCAGCGCGCCGGTCAGTGCGGCAGCTTCTTCACTGTCGTATGGGATACCTTGTATCATCAGCAGGGAGCCAATGTTCGCATAGCCCAGCCCCAGGGTGCGGAACTGCCAGGAAAGCTGCGCGATCTCCTTGGAAGGAAACTGCGCCATCAGTACTGAAATCTCCAGCGTAATGGTCCACAACCGCGTTGCGTGCCGGTAGGCTTCCACATCAAACTGACCGGTATTGCGGTCATAAAACTTCACCAGGTTTAGGGAAGCCAGATTACAGGCCGTGTTATCCAGGAACATGTACTCGCTGCAGGGATTGCTC
This genomic stretch from Cyclonatronum proteinivorum harbors:
- a CDS encoding vitamin B12-dependent ribonucleotide reductase; protein product: MEIKRQLIDQRRASPYELITFEPRKSEIKNPDGSKVFSLDNVMVPSTWSQVATDIIAQKYFRKAGVPAKLRKVAEEGVPEWLQRSEADTKAMKGMSPEDQYGMETDSRQVFGRMAGCWTYWGWKHGYFNTEADAKSYYDEMRYMLATQMAAPNSPQWFNTGLFWAYGINGPAQGHYYADPETGRVLRSQDAYSHPQPHACFIQSIDDDLVNEGGIMDLWVREARLFKYGSGTGTNFSNLRGATEPLSGGGKSSGLMSFLKIGDRAAGAIKSGGTTRRAAKMVTLDLDHPDIEEYVNWKVKEEEKVASIVAGSKIIERHLRTILHLCHTSVEIEGRSYNGEMSRNPKKHKALARAIREASRDQVPMSYVQRILQLAAQGFTDIAFDTYDTDWNSEAYGTVSGQNSNNSVRIPNAFMDAVEKDGDWNLYFRTEKKAAQQEGREPKAHKTLKARELWDQISYAAWASADPGTQYHDTINEWHTCPEDGSINASNPCSEYMFLDNTACNLASLNLVKFYDRNTGQFDVEAYRHATRLWTITLEISVLMAQFPSKEIAQLSWQFRTLGLGYANIGSLLMIQGIPYDSEEAAALTGALTAIMHMHSYATSAEMARELGTFEGYERNKAHMLRVLRNHRRAAYSAAPEEYEALTIKPMGIDPTRCPDYLLAAAREDADLALEMGEKHGYRNAQVTVIAPTGTIGLVMDCDTTGIEPDFALVKFKKLAGGGYFKIINQSVPAALERLGYAEKEIDAIVKYAKGHGTFKGCKTISHDRLREVGFTDEKIEAVEAGLPGAFEIKFAFNQWTLGEDFCKDVLGISEAQLADWNFDMLSYLGFSPQEINEANDYVCGTMTVEGAPYLKDEHLPVFDCANKCGRKGTRFIATMGHIRMMAAAQPFISGAISKTINLPNEASVEEIQEAYMTSWKLMLKANALYRDGSKLSQPLNSTSDVLQVIEADDETSADVAANPEDEAVQDKVVQVAERIIHKYVSERRRLPNRRGGYTQKCKIGGQSVYLRTGEYENGQLGEIFIDMHKEGAAFRSLLNCFAISISLGLQHGVPLDEFVDAFVFTKFEPSGMVHGNPHIKMTTSVMDYIFRELAISYLGRHDLAHVGADEILERSLKSEEELRKATSKTAAASAPAAAAPTSTKPATANNKLADLKTALPEAVSVSTATVGAAQTETDTFMSRYKRARSMGYTGDVCSECGSMSMVRNGTCLKCENCGSTSGCS
- a CDS encoding response regulator transcription factor, translated to MSVITILVADDHSVVRLGLTSILNSVPTFKVVAEASSGIEAVDLYKEFKPDVCLLDITMPELDGIDACREILKEDADARIIMMTIHLDEKYLNEVLEAGALGYMLKSSGKDEIINNIHRVLNNERVFSKAVSDMITTSFLSRNRKTEAPKAASKLTKREKEILGYIVDGKTNQEIAEVLSISPRTVETHRSNLMHKMGVKNTAALVKKALAEDMI